One window of the Populus nigra chromosome 4, ddPopNigr1.1, whole genome shotgun sequence genome contains the following:
- the LOC133690762 gene encoding uncharacterized protein LOC133690762, translating into MRCKKHPGDLSSGVGVCASCLRERLFALIAAQAQIQQQQQIAQFAKAHNHHHSRAAAVVDESRKSDSNSQYLQQPPPPLIFPRSVSPYVARRKSDDSSSWSNHNHHHNLRFYSTPQLGPTYTTPSSTTTTAAYKKQSQKFSLFSNLFRSRSDKFKTDSTGRRDSIEPPSSSSPSWFSMVFSGRRRKQSRQLPVEYSGTVSGEPRQRLDRGMSPARGADSDKDCENCDRSPSGSGCSSESSPGWKKTPVASGVMRRGKAGHPRNVTGLAFCLSPLVRASPKRNWNQKGGLPPELGYSGEVRAPVRPHLSTAASFCANRSRKLADFGRVNHNH; encoded by the coding sequence ATGAGGTGCAAAAAACACCCGGGCGACCTCAGCAGCGGCGTGGGCGTATGCGCCTCTTGTCTCCGAGAACGCTTATTTGCATTAATCGCCGCTCAGGCTCAaatacagcagcagcagcaaataGCACAATTCGCAAAGGCACATAACCATCACCATTCACGCGCCGCTGCGGTAGTAGATGAAAGCCGTAAATCAGATTCTAACTCTCAATATCTACAACAACCACCTCCACCTCTGATATTTCCTCGTTCTGTCTCTCCTTACGTTGCTCGCCGTAAATCCGACGACTCCTCCTCCTGGTCCAACCACAACCACCACCATAACCTCCGTTTCTACAGCACTCCTCAGCTGGGCCCTACCTACACCACCCCTTCCTCAACCACAACAACCGCGGCGTACAAGAAGCAAAGCCAAAAATTCTcgcttttttctaatttattcaGGTCCAGATCCGACAAATTCAAAACAGACTCGACTGGCCGCCGTGATTCTATTGAGCCACCATCTTCCTCTTCGCCTTCCTGGTTCTCGATGGTCTTCTCCGGTCGTCGGAGAAAGCAATCAAGGCAATTGCCCGTGGAATATTCCGGCACGGTTAGCGGAGAGCCTCGCCAGAGGTTGGATCGAGGAATGTCGCCAGCGAGAGGTGCGGATTCCGACAAGGATTGCGAGAATTGCGACCGGTCACCGTCAGGGAGCGGCTGCTCGTCAGAGTCGTCGCCGGGGTGGAAAAAGACACCAGTAGCGTCGGGTGTGATGCGGCGGGGGAAGGCGGGACACCCTAGAAACGTGACTGGATTGGCGTTTTGTTTGAGTCCTCTTGTCAGGGCGAGCCCTAAACGGAACTGGAACCAGAAGGGAGGATTGCCGCCTGAATTGGGATATTCTGGTGAGGTTAGGGCTCCTGTGAGGCCGCATCTGTCCACCGCGGCGTCGTTTTGCGCGAACCGATCGAGGAAGCTTGCGGATTTTGGTAGAGTCAATCATAACCATTGA